The Periplaneta americana isolate PAMFEO1 chromosome 10, P.americana_PAMFEO1_priV1, whole genome shotgun sequence genomic interval tgaacttaaaaattatcgaatctttctcgaatttcaaggcatatatttcatttggtatttactttcaaaagaagaaaaatgtgaggacgttcctcccttccctcccccaagGAACCGCCACTGACTGGGATTCAAACCCAGGTTCGCAGTCATATAAGCCAGTGCTCTATCAAGGTGACATTCAATCCCACGTTAGGTGATAGATTCTCTCAATTCCAACCACTCATTCTTCAAAGGTGTCTCTCGATACCCACTAACTCAGGGCATCGGAAAAGAGCACTTTGACTGTCTTTGCTATTCTTCTCACACCATTTAAATTAGAACCTACCTATTCATCCAAAATTGTTTCAAGAGCATGGCAATTATAAAGTTTATTCACATTCTGGTACAatactcaaaataaatattttgttcttttataATATAAGATTTATTTCTACTTGAGGTATTTATTGAATGAGCTATTAGTACAAATTTGTTTAATTCCTGAAAAAATGATTGCCAAGcacatttaaaatgaatttaatttatatgaatTTCTAAAGAGAATTATTTCGATTAATAATGGACACAGCATTGTATAtccttcaaaaagaaaaaaaaaaaacatttaaaatctgtATCAGTTCAAAGttaattcttattttttgttattcaggTCAACGGATGGTGTGTACCTTAATAGAGTTTTGTATTATGCAtgctattatatttattatgCGCAATTTATTTGAATTACTCATTTAACTGAGCTTGTATGATTTGTCTTTGAATATATATCAAAATGAGAAAAGTACAGAATTTGTTAActgtgaaccaatattacaacaCTTCTGTGGAAACAAACTGCAACATATTttaaagtgtcatttatatctcattaaagaaatgttaaataaaagttacaaacgATATATTACGTGGGTTTTCCATCATTTGCTCTATTATAATTCATCAGACCACTACTTTCTAAGGGGCTCTCTTCTGCACATGGTGATGAATTCCTGAACTTTGCAGGATCTCCTAAATTATGTAGAAATAGTACATGCCTCTCGAGTGATaactgggaaggaaatttttgtTGACAAAATGGACACGCATAAATTTTTTCAGTATGATGAACATGAATATGATTTTTTAGCTTACTTCTCTTTGTGTATGCtttattacatacattacaaatAAAAGGTTTCTCACCACTGTGAACTACAAGATGTTGCTGATAATTATACTTGCTACTGAAGGCCCTGCCACAAATCTCACAATTGAATGGCTTTTCCCCTGTGTGGACCCTAACATGGCGTTCCAGGTGACTCTGCGTAGCAAACACTTTGTTGCAAATGGAACATAAATGGCCGTCCCTATTGTGCATCTTGATATGGCGATCGAGGGCTACTTTGTACTTGAACAATTTCTTGCACAAAGTGCACTGGTAGATCTTCTGACCTGTGTGCACGATTGAGTGTTGATCAAGTTTTGCTTTAACAGGAAAGAACTTGTGACAGTCCGGACACTGGTGAACCTGTTCGCCAGTGTGAAGACGCATGTGCTGGTGCATGGTGCTGAGCTGCGAGAAGGACTTGCTGCACACGCTGCAATGATGTCGCTCACCAGTATGCACCACTTGGTGCCGATCCAGATGCGCCTTCTGAAGAAAATGTTTCTTGCAAACGGCGCATTCATAAGGTTTCACTCCCGAGTGTATCGTGttatgtttcctaagcaaatacGGCAAAGCAAATGCTTTGTTACACACTGTACATACATAGTTTTTCTCAAGAGGCAACTTtgactttttcttctttttctttgtagCTTCGTTACTATGTGTGTTCTTGCCACTTTCAGCAGCACTGTTTACTGGTCCCTGAACAGGCTCTTCTGACACAACCTGTCCAGgaatacagaaatattaatgaacATGACATTTTATGGGGTTAGAATTTTCGTGAACTTTGAATAGTGCAAAGATTTTCAGCCATTGTACTGCATCAAGGAGGACTGActcaatttaagaacattttctctgttccatttcCAGAGAAAGAAAATCAATTGAAATGAGTTACTGGTACATGTATTCCAGTCATTAAGgttgtgaggttatgtctgttagATCAATTAtgcaacacaaaattataattgGGTGCAATTAtgcaacacaaaattataattgGGTGAGAAGCAGGAAGAACAACACAAGCTGGCACTGTATTAGAATCAACTGAAagctttattataatttattttctcctCCATTTTAGTCACTGGGAATGTCTTTACAAATGCCACAGTGCTAGAGAAAATGTGTCTGCAGCCAAAGCCTCTCTCCCCTGGCATTCCATTTTTATTGGTTGTCGCATCAACAGATGTTAGGCAGATGTTAGTACTGTTCAGGAGACCAAAAAAATGCAATTTGAGCAGTCCTGTGAAAAAGAGTTACGGCCTTGAAGAACAGATTTTTGTTATGTGCGAGACATTTTCAACCGATCTTCGTGGAGCAAAATGTTGCAGAGAATTCCATTGGAAGGTCTGGATTCTTCAGTTCCTGACAAAACAATAATACACTGATTAGTGACGAAATTTTGTGCGATTCAGTCTACGTCAAATAACCGAAAAAAAGCGTTTTAACTAAGGAAAAGATACACGAAAGCATTGCTTGATTAGGGGctaattcttaaaaaatgttatgccATTCAGCACAACAGATGGGAGTATGAAAAAGTTAGATTAGTAGAAGGCATAAAATtccttaaacaaaataaattaacatttaacatgAAGAACTCAACTGATACTACACAACACATTCCAAAGTTACGAACCATGCCTACAGACAGATGGTCATCATTTCAAGAGTCTTATTGTAAATGCAGttaaatatgctttttttttttttcaatctggaAGCAGGTCGCAATTTACTGACTCATATTTTCAGAAGGCAGTGGCTGTGTGAAACACAGCAGCTGGTGGCATTTGTAAAGAACTTTCTATTACAAAGAAATCAAAGTAAAACTCCTGTTGTTTTTGCAGCAGCTACTGTGTGGAAATGGTGTACCATTAGGCGAACAACTAGAGCATCGACTTTCCACACTGATAAACCAGGTTCCAGTTCTGGTGAATTCAcctgaaatttgtggtggacaaagatgaTGGTAGGTTTCTGAGGGTACTTCCGTTTCCCCTACCAGCATTccatcattgctccattaataataatcattatcatcatacgtGTTACATAGTTTGTCTCCTATGGTGCACTAAGGGCAACACTTTCACGAAAGCTCAAAAACTACATGTTTTGGCACATTGGCATCAGCCACTAGACAGGAATGCTTGAGAGAGTGACGCCCACCATTAGTTAAAAAGTGTCGAAATCTTGAACTTTAGTgttataaaaaaagtaaaaaacaaaataattatccaCATAACTTTAAAACAACATtacttatgaaaataaattatctgaACATATATGTTAGGTACTTTAAATCAAATATATCGATAGCAGCCATTAATATCTTAggtaaaatttatgtttgtaATCATCATACTACAACATTACTTGAGATCAGAATAACAACAGTAAATGTGGGGATCCTAAATAACAACTAAGATGGCATCCTATAATACAGGAAAGGAGATAATGAATTTCGCAGCTTGTCATATCTTTAAGCATATGCAAACCACCAAGCTTGTAGAGGCCACGGAAGGGTTAAAACTAATCAAGATACTGACTGAACAATAAGCCTCAACCACCCCACAAACAGAAGACGCACCATTAGCTTAACAGCTAGAGTATTGACTTTCCACACTGGTAACCAGGGATCCGAATCCTGGTGGAGCCAACTGGaaattgtggtggacaaaaacAATGTCTGGTGTCAGATTTTCACGGTATGTTTACGTTTCCCCTATCAGCATTCCACCTCTGTTCCATTAAATCATCACCATTCAGTGTTACATAGTTTGTTTCCTACAGTGCACCAAGGataatattatgatttatttaacgacactcacaactgcagaggttatatcagcgtcgccggatgtgccgaaattttgtcccgcacgagttcttttacatgccagtaaatctactgacatgagcctgtcgcatttaagcacacttaaatgccatcgacctggcccgggtaCACCAAGGATGGCAGCTGAAAGAACTACAACCTTTGATGCATTGCCCAGTAGATAGGGATGCTTGGGTGAATGATGGAATTCTAATCCCCCGTGATTAGTTAAAAAACATAAACGAAAACAGACTGGCTAGGTTGCTCAGCTATAGTTATAGCTATTGACAACCAACAATCACAGGTAAAAGCTAGACATTTACACTCCATATATGTGTACTGTGCCTATAACTCTCTTACATCCACAATGTTTCACACGATGTTGTTTACATTTTGTGTGAAAACAGCTAACATATAAATATGTTTGAGAACTTACTGTCGTTCAAATGTGAATATTTCTAATATCTAAGTGGTTGTCTGTTGTTAGTTCACTGAATATTAAGTTCTTAATTAAATTCTATTATTTATAACAGTGTTCAAATAAGTCTGGTTAATTTTGATACTCATTCTATTGAACAGTTAAAATACTTCATTTTGTACTTTTCATTAATTTGAAGATGTAGACGTAGACAACAAAAATTGGCATCAAGTAAACAGTGTACACTTCTTCATTAGGTATTTTAGCAGTAACAAACACACAAAGCAGATCGTCTAGTACATCTCTGTACTTCAGTCGTAGTTCACTTTGACCATAGAGGAAGCTAATTGTAGATTTTGAAAACTGCATAGATCACCACCTTCGATTTGGGTACGCCATATTCTTACCACGTTCATGAAAGTTAGTATCTCATCAATCATGTTTACTATTGTATGTCAAAAAGGAGGcagaagaaattgaaaaatgttaGCTTCTTGAAATGGATACGTACTGGTATACTGTTTTAATGTTTActaaaacattattgtaataagcaTATAAACCTACTTTTTAATTACCATTGTGTTCCAAAGTGGCAGCACAGCAATGATTTCTATCATATACATTTTACGGACCAATAGGCCTACTGAGAAGGACGAGGATGATGATAAACTTATTACAGTAAAAAGTATATACTAAAATCGGGGTGCAAAGTATATGCACAGTACCAGCTGCCACTGTTACTAGTCCAACAGCTCTGTTTACGTTCAAATGCCTGGCTCTATCTTTTAACTACGACATCTATGTTGAGTCATTGCAAGGGACATGAAGCAGTCAGCAGACTAGTAACTACCTCCTCTGTATTCGTTCGTGCCTTGGGAGCACGAGTTTGATAGGCGTGGTTTAGGTGGTCCTGGAAAGAACTGTTTGACTGGGCACCATATTGGGCTACAGTTTAATATCATGTCCATTCCCTACAACCATCCTCATCCTCCAGGCAGGGATCTGACAATACCAGCTGCATAGCATTCACCATGAGCTacctcatcctgcctaaggtttatccgtggttttcctaaggcgctaagacaaatgtcgggatgagccctaaaagaaatgggccacggacctgcactcatatccccatgaccctttaattactctaaattaattataattaaatcttcttctcttcgtaattgagtcaccataaagccaaatggctggtctctaaatttaGACGATTCAACaactcttatatgagacaactcatcctgcctaaggtattccgtggttttcctaaggcataagacaaatgttgggatgagccctaaaagaaatgggccacagacCTATATACCctttcccatatatattcccccttttctagcaacgacgtaatgccctagttcagaacctataaattgcctattaaatgtacgaggtcactcattTAGCCGCAAAGTGAAAGGACAGGAACCTTTCAAATTGCAGATTCAGATTTCACGGCActtcttctgacggccttcacctgccttgtcatcgaacaacggatgacagagtcttcacgactccacttgcactgcgaaatggcaaagcctctttcaatgtgcaagataacacctgccatcctaacggcaaacaaacAAGTCTTCTCGACActtcctgcactgcgaaatgacacagttcatttcaatgtgcagatttacaccagccatttcttccttgtcccgtcctgtgatcactttgatcacatttccgtcccttcgcatatgtggtacctaagaggttacgtccattttcggtttttccccttcaaaattttctacaactccttcagtggagcagcataACCCGGAgtaagacaagtggccaacaggcatggagctcacatatttagtgtCTTACagcccgaaccccttgcaaggacgcgttttgcgtaccttttaaatttgtcctccaaattctcctctttcaattcaattcaatgagCTACCTCTTCCCAGGCATCTAGTACATCCCATAGATTGTCTTTAGAAGTTGGGGCTGGGTCAGGCCAGTTTTTGGAAATGATGCGGTTTGTCTCTGCCCACAAGTTTTCAATGGAGCTGAGATCGGCCTAACAAGGAGGCAAATGAAGCACCTCCAACTGATGGAAAAGAATAACCAAAATGGTATACATTTGGCGCACTGAAGAAATTATATCTCTCAGAATGTGCAGATACTGGGCAACATTCAGCCGACAATCTATCCTGTGAAGATACCTAGTACCATATCTTATTGTTCTCATGTATTTGATTGCGTTAACCAGAACTCTTCAGAACAGCATAAGGCAAAataaaattagtaggcctactattttctcATCTGTAGTGTGTTACTTATTTCCCTCCAGACATTATCACTAAGGagtggattcctatgtaattaaatattctttttgcgtatgataaaacataattaacaaagttaaaaattccgaacattaagtttcaagtttaaaccagaattttatttcacataaaaacacatattttcaggaaatctatcataaacacataaatcttggagtttttttacttaaattatttttttacaagaacttttaagtattttaaaactaaatcaattatatcactcagaagtgcgttatctttttttaaggattcttggttgcttcgtgtttctaagcgctgcatggtgtatccgtgatccatttttgtaacagtatCGCCTCaaattctgagaactgctaggcagcataacgatgatattattagagaataaattaacatggacaaggaagagagatcttgcaacacataattaggaatgtttattgttgctgaagatgatttcattccatgctttgtttgtgaaacacaacagataagagcttgggtatgaacattatttaatttaaacaaatctctcgcctctcactcatgtctatcaagtaaggcaatatatcttgttgtgattccctgttattgggcttcgtcaatcaatatccttcaagatatactgaaagatggttatttaaaaaacgatttggctttcctattagcaaatttaagctttttgtgtgacaccataaaaaaactcgaaacattaaAAAacttgttgtctgaaacagggaggtgcatgccatggaaattaaactagactcgctaccaggttcagaagcacaattactaagggacaaattccagaatgagtttgggaaaaacagtggatataaaaaatgtgtaaagttgctcaagtattggaggatgtgcctgtaggtgaaattcacagtgtatgtgtttgtgacattcctctctttaaatatgcatgtctggtgtcctgtgatgtggaaagatggttttcacagtataagtcgttgttcagagataatctgcatgcatttgtgatggagaatttggagatgacccttgttcttcactgcaattctcggccaactactagcactcaagtgtggttggtgagtacctagtaacattttttttcaagctaagtaagatatttttgtcatatttaaaaaaaagaaatatttttcttttattttagcaaatattttcgtactttttagtacataaaaaataaatatatttaaatttttttatcacataaaaatccgctccctaattatcACGTATACTATTTGCAAAAGTATTTACTGCTTTTTCATAAAGAAATGGATATTTCTTCACCAAATTAATGAGCTTTTTCAcagttcattttaatttttaaactaagACACTGAGATGCACA includes:
- the LOC138707549 gene encoding zinc finger protein 70-like isoform X2, with translation MMSTDKKSDDCDRNVLHLNIKQEPHMEDEYQQMDMDPIMTPQEGLLSNRVVIDNVDQAEMVDKQRELHEHLLEPEVIINVKQEAQVVSEEPVQGPVNSAAESGKNTHSNEATKKKKKKSKLPLEKNYVCTVCNKAFALPYLLRKHNTIHSGVKPYECAVCKKHFLQKAHLDRHQVVHTGERHHCSVCSKSFSQLSTMHQHMRLHTGEQVHQCPDCHKFFPVKAKLDQHSIVHTGQKIYQCTLCKKLFKYKVALDRHIKMHNRDGHLCSICNKVFATQSHLERHVRVHTGEKPFNCEICGRAFSSKYNYQQHLVVHSGEKPFICNVCNKAYTKRSKLKNHIHVHHTEKIYACPFCQQKFPSQLSLERHVLFLHNLGDPAKFRNSSPCAEESPLESSGLMNYNRANDGKPT
- the LOC138707549 gene encoding zinc finger protein 883-like isoform X1, which encodes MIIMGITMPCEYQNTKIKKMMSTDKKSDDCDRNVLHLNIKQEPHMEDEYQQMDMDPIMTPQEGLLSNRVVIDNVDQAEMVDKQRELHEHLLEPEVIINVKQEAQVVSEEPVQGPVNSAAESGKNTHSNEATKKKKKKSKLPLEKNYVCTVCNKAFALPYLLRKHNTIHSGVKPYECAVCKKHFLQKAHLDRHQVVHTGERHHCSVCSKSFSQLSTMHQHMRLHTGEQVHQCPDCHKFFPVKAKLDQHSIVHTGQKIYQCTLCKKLFKYKVALDRHIKMHNRDGHLCSICNKVFATQSHLERHVRVHTGEKPFNCEICGRAFSSKYNYQQHLVVHSGEKPFICNVCNKAYTKRSKLKNHIHVHHTEKIYACPFCQQKFPSQLSLERHVLFLHNLGDPAKFRNSSPCAEESPLESSGLMNYNRANDGKPT